TCCTCAAATACCATTCATACCAACTCTACCCCTCAAGCAGCATCATATCAGCCCTCTCTCCAACAATCAGGAGTCACTTCTTCCAATGAGATGTAgaaatcttaaattcaatatgcaGTAAATtggactcattatcttttcctccaaactaCCCCCTCTTCAAAAATTCCCTATACTATTGAGGACATCACCATCTtcttagtcacccaggctcataacTTAGGTGTTTTCCTCCAtccacctcccatatccaatctgctgctaagtcttgtcgattttaccttcataacatatctcccacatctcttctctcctctgacactgccgccATGCTGGTGTAGGACCTTATtacctcatgcttggactattgcaacagccctTTGGTTGGACTACCTGCTTCAAGCCTCTCCTCACTGCAGTCCATTCTCCCCTCGCTGTCAAATTGAtcatcctaaagcacaggtctgactgtaTCACTCCCCTATTAAATAAACTTCTGAGGTTCCCTATTATATCCAAGATCATATATAAaatctttgacttttaaagtcctttggaACCTGAACTCTTCCTACCTTTCAGGTCTTCTTCTACTTTACtgccctccacatactctgctgctccacaagacattccatctccaagCTCTGGGTATTTTTACTGGCCACCTCCCAGTTCCAAAATCCTCTCCTCATCCCTACCTCTGGCCTTTCCTGACTTCCTACAAGTCCTAGTTAAAATCCCCTGGtctaaaagaagcctttcccagagaGCCtaaatgctagtgctttccttctgttaattatttcctgtgtaTCCTGGATGTAacttgtttgtgcatatttgtgtgtatgttgtctcccccattagcctgtgagttccttgagagcagggattatttttttaatagcattttccttcccaattgcatgtaaagacaattttaaacattcattttgaaaaaattttgagttccaaattttctccctctttccttccctccctttccttctccctaaaatggtaagcaatttgatgtaggtcaTATATGCACAATCATataaacgtatttccatattagtcatgttgtgagagaagaaacagatcaaaaggaaaaacacccacacaaaaaactgaaaatagtatgcttcaatctgcattcggactccatcagttctttctctgtatgtgaatagcattttccatcgtaagtcctttggaactgtcttggatcattgttttgcttaGAGGAACTAAGTTATTTACAGTCAATTGTAGTcccatgttgctgttactgtgtacaatgttctcctggttgagCTGGGGCTAttgttgtcttcctttgtattccctgtACTTAGTACAGTagtgtcacatagtaggtacctattACAAGCTTTCTGACCTGATGTGACTTCACTTCTCTCTCCACAGACACGATGGCAAGCAAAACATGCTGGGCTTGATTGGAAGCTTGGTTACTTTAGCAAAACAAGAAGCTTTTTATACCTGTTCTTCTACTTGAGCTgttactttcctcatttttattaacATGTGTTCTGATCTTTTTCATTCAAGGCCTCATACAGGTTGTAAAGGTTCCCGTGACTTTTAACAGAGTTCTATGATCTGACACatttcaagagaaaaaagaagagtccAGAAGGTGCTATCAATGACACGGCTGCTATTGTTAGCAAGTAATCATTGCCAAGTTCTTTTGCTTAAGACCTTAGTCAACTCAATAGCATTTCCACAGAGATACATACAACAAAGGAAACCCATCCAGATACACCTGGGAGACCACCTGGGAAGCCAGACATCTGCAGTGGCACAGACAGCTTCTAAAATAACAATTTAACAGGGTAGCCTTAAAAGAccagaaaaaaaccccaacttaTTTCTCCAAGATTTTGTTTGTTAGCTGTAGGAAGTCCTAGTGGGACAGAGTATGGTGTCCTCCTCAAGGATACTTCTTCTTGCACTAACTCCCTTCTTGCTCTAACAGCTTAGCTATTTTACCTTCCTTGTTGTGTTAACGGTAACCTGGAATGGGATTGCTCTACATGCTCGTACAGATGGTCTGCTACTcttgattgttgttgttggtagtggtggtgggggtgaATGGGTAAGggaatctcattttttttaacaggatCTTTGTGGGAATGAGGTGATCTTTCACATCAGCCATATTTCTCAATGGGTGTTTCTGTCATTCTCATGGAATGTTTAAGTTGCCTTTGTTGACCACTATTGCCGTGGTGCCTGAACTCTAGGTATTATGTTGCTCTGGTAACTGGCTTCTCAATGCCACCTTTGGTATTACCTGAGAAGAAAGCAGGAaccaggaaaaagaaggaaagaagtgggTGTGGGAGGTGTCTGAAGAGAACACAACAAGGAAAGTGGTTCTCTATACTGTTGGACTTGGTTCAGTTTTTATCTCAATTATGCCTACCCTTTCTGTATTCTTGGATGTACCCCTTGCCCCGATGATAGTGGGCAAATTACTGGATGACTTCCACCAAGATAAGAATCCCAACAAGGTGTACCTGGCCTATGAAGGTAGATGTTGCATGAGTTGAGGGGTTAGGGACTGATTCTGGGCTGGGCTGACATTCTTggtgggggggaaagggggaatgtGGGGGAAGAGGTGGTCCAAGCCTTTGTCTTCAATGATTTCTCTTCTTAGTAACAGAGTTCTCATGCTACGAGCAAGAAGGGATAGTGTTAAATTATCCAGGTCTTCCATCATTCCCTTCTACTCCTCCTCTGTCCTTCATGCCATTTTTAGAAACATGAGAAGAACAATGGCTTTTTTGCCCATTCTGCCCCTTCCAGCCTACATGTTCAGTTTAGTTGCTCTTTCCTCCATCTGCCCTGTTTCTAGGTCTCTTGAACCAAGAATGATTCCAAGTATGATATGCAACTGGATCTTATCCTTGTGGCTAATAGTTTGAAAAAGGTGGAGTCTGATACAGACTACTCATAGTCTGCATGTATGTGTGTCACCTCTCAACCATTAAACAGGTTCAGAAATCATCTGTGAcctttataaaaagaaagaaattatctgCACTAATTAATAGTACAGtattttgcaaagaaaaaaaagacaatggtACTTAAGGTCTCCTATCCCAGGTAACTCTCAAGGGAAACCTTGGACAATAGGCCACAGGCAGACTGTCTGCAAAGCCATGAACGCTACTAGAAACCAGTAGCTTCCAGAATTCTTTCTGATCTCCTTCACAGTTTGCATGACAGGAAATGAGATTCCCTGGCTTTCACCCGTGGTTCCCAAGACCCTGATGAAGCTTGCCCATGATCCTTCCTTCAGCTATGAATACCTGCCTGAGCATGGCTTGGAAGCATTCATTCGTGTGGCCACAGAGCTACTTGTTGGCCGACATAGCCCGGCCATTGTGGAGAACAGGGTGAGAagacttctttctctccttcactttGACCTAACTAGGCTCCAACAATGCCAGGGGCATTCCTGAAGGCTTTTGAGCAAGGTAGCTTCAAAGGGCTTTCACATCTCTCCTTTTATTGAGAGgaattctcaatttcctcatctgtaaaatggggttgtaCTAGGTGAACTCTGATATACTATGATTATTGGCCATCCCCAGTTCTTTACTATTTGGTCGTCTGGAAGGAGTACGCAGTGAGCAGTCCCTCTGTGTTGAGGAGGCCATTAGACTTCTAGAAGCAGAAAGTGACTTTGTCACTACCTATCTCCCcaaccaaaggaaaaaattaagCATACAAAACACCTAAACCATGTATGGATACAGAATAATCCATTCCAGGCTAGTGTTACCacaataaggaaggaagaaaaaactgaATTTCAAATAATTTGCCTGAGATTCTAGACCTAGTTAAGAGTATGGTCCAGATGAGGACTTGGGTCCACTGGCTCCTAATCCAGGGCACTTACCATTTTAAACCACTGTCTGTCAATGAGGTAACAATAAAAAAGCACTTTAACTTTTTGAATCTACCCTGCTCAAAAGCCTTTAGAGGCTCCCTATCGATGTAATACAAAGCCTTTTATGtgacattcaaggcctttcaTAATTTGGCTTGAACCTACTTTTCTAACCCTTGTTTCACATTGCTCTCCTTTGTATACTTTATGTTCTAGCCAAATGTACAGGATATCTCCCATGTCTGAAATgaacttccctttcttcttccctccacctccctctcctactgaaatccttcttttccttcaaggctcagcttagtTCAGGAGGTCATACTCTTTTTCCAgaacttctccttttcctcctccttctctttctccccctcctcctccttctcattatcttcctcttcttccttctctccaattttctccttttccttcccttcttatttctcctcttcctcctcctcctcattttctttctctttctcattctttttctctttctactctttctttttttcctcttcctcctcatcttccccccttcctccttatcttccctctttttctcctacttctccaTGAGACGTATTCTGACTCCTCAGTGAGGAGTGATCCCTCTATCCCTGAAcctttcatcttcctttctccagtttaaaattcaaattcgacaaacacttattaagtgcttactctgtgtaaGGCCTTTTGCtaagtattagggatacaaaaaagaaaaatagcgaAGTGTTTGTCCTCCATGATCATCCAGTCTAATTAGGAGTTGATTGTTGATGTGTTGGGGACACAAATCAATGTGATAGAAGGAATACTGCGACTCAGGAAGAAGAACTAGAGGGATAATATTATGTGAagacatttgaggagggagaaaccaCTTCCATCTAGGAGTAGAGGATGACGAAGTAGGGGTCACTGCAGGTTTCAATAAGCAGATAGTATTTGAACTGGGCATTGAAGGAAGGTAAAGACTTCAACAGATGGAACAAGGGAGGAATCTGTCCCAAGCGGGGATATCATGAGTAAAGGAATGGGGATGGGAGAGTGCAAGGTAAAAATGGAGAGCTGCAGAAAACGAGAGTATGGCTTGGTAGGAACGTAGAATGTGTGAAGGGGAATATTCTGAGATGAGATGAGGAAGGTAGGTTGGAGCTATATTGTGAAGAGCCTTAAATGTCAGAATCAGGAGTTTTGACTTTAGATAATGGCAAGTCAATTAAGACTTTTGTATAGAGAGGTGATGTAGTGGTACATTAGGAAAAGAGATGGACGGGTGGTAGGATGAGCTGGAGACAAGATAGACTGGAAGCCAaaagaccagttaggaagctgtTATGATAGTCTTGGTCAGAAGAGAGAGGAACTCGAATTAGGATGGTTAAAGTAAGGGGTACCAAAGACAGACTGGATGCAAAAGCTATttcaaaagtaaaagaaagaggaattatCAAATGATTGGATGTATgaggtgaggaagaaagaagaatccaaggaaactgagtcaatgAGCCTGGGAAACTGGGAGAATGATGGCACTCTCAGCAGAGATAGGAAAGTTAGCAGAAGGGGTAGAGAGTTTTTGTGGGGGAGTGGGAGATGTGCGTAAGAGAAAATGCTGACAATGCACTTATCACATTTTTACCTTGTGTTATCATCCTTATTTGTGTGACTGTAAGCTCACTTAGGACAGTGACgatttcttttccatctttgtatcccaGAGCCAAGCACAGAGTCTTGTACATGGTAAGTTGTTTAGTAGAAGTTTGGGGAATATAAAGGTATTTGATGCATATAATTTGATACATTgttattgtttattttctttactgGTAGGTAGGGGGTGTGCACACTATTGGTGGGAGTGGTGCCATACGGCTTGGGGCAAAGTTCCTCAAGGATTGGCATCGGGGTCCCCGAGTGGTGTATTTGCAGCCATCGCAAAAGGGTAAGTGATGCCAAAAGTAGAGAGAGTCTTTCCCATTTCCTGGCACACACGTTTCTTCTCTTCTACTCATTTGTTCTGGAGACTAGCTTCCCCAATAGGGTGGCAGGTTGTCAGAGTGTCCCTTGTTATAGCTCTGTCTTTAGGACCTGatcctgctttttttccctccttactTTCCACGAGTGATAATCAGGAATGAGCTAAGACTTTCTTCCCCTCATTTTGTCCCTTGACCACTCCATACTCCTAAGTCATCTGCTTGGTAGTTAAGAGGATCATCCTCAGTCAATGAATGACCCATATTCCAAGACTGAAAGCTTTGTGCCTTGCTTTCCCACTCCATATCCCATGTGTtgagatgagtgtgtgtgtgtgtgtgtgtgtgtgtgtctctgtgtgtgtgtctgtgtgtctgtgtgttcccACAGAGCAATATGGACTCATCTTCCAGGAAATGGGCTTTAGTATTCGTGAGTATACCTTCTGGGATCCCTATCGGCTGGTTTCAGACACAGGCAAGCTTTTTGATGTACTGGAGGTAGGAAGCCCCACCACCTtccctgcttctctttttttcttcttcagatccCTCTTCCTTACCTCTATTACCTCATACCTCTCTCCCCTCTTAGCACCACACTTCTCTCCCAGCTGTGGAGTTTCCCTCCTCATCCTTGCTACCAACCTTTTGGGGCAGGGTGAGAATGGCTGAGATGATCTTTACCTACAGCGTGCCCCTGAAAGAAGCATCCTTGTGCTATacaaccctgggagcttcatCCTGCCTCGAAAAAAATGGATGAAGTTGGCTAAAATAATGAAGGTGAGCCCAACTGCTCTCCTCTTTGAACTGCCATCTCTTTCCTCAACCCCCGTCTCCCCAGCTGGCTcaattctttcctctccctttacaGAGAAAGCAGATTTTCCTCTTTTTCGATGTGCCGGAACAGGGCTTTATCAGTGGCGACCCAGACCGAGACAACAAGATTTTACGCTATTTTGTGGCTCAAGGCTTTGAGTTCTTCTGCAGCCAGTGTCTTTGCAATTGTTTTGGCCTCTATGGTATAATCCGGGCATGAGTCAGTGGGGCAAGGGAGGGCTTGGTGTTGACTTTGGAGCTGAATATATGACAGCAAGAGGAGTGCTAGCTGTCCACCATTCTCCTGTGAAAACCTGGGCTTCCAGAAGGTGTAGCAGTAGTAGGAGAGCTCCTGGATACTTTAGAGGGCTCTGGCCTCCTTCATCCAGCTGGGTTAGGGTCAGAGGGATGGAGCTCTCTTTGGGACTGGAGCATGGTGCTAGAGGTAGATGAATTTTCTCTCCCAGGGTTAGGGGCCATGGGCCTGAGGATTTTGGAGGCCAGTGACACTCTTTTGGACTACGTGGCCATGTTTGTGATTGCTGCAGATGCGCGTATAAGCAACCTGGTCGTTGTGGCAATGAGCAACAAGGCCTTACTGTGTATTCGCTCCCAGCTGGACATCTATGCCCGGTATTTGTGGAACAGCCCTCCTGCTTTGGGGTCAAGAGTGATCACCACCATTCTCAATAACCCTGCCCTAAGGGTAGAGTGGTAAGAAGCagaggggagaaatggaaagggagcAGAGTAGCCAGAAATGTAGCGCTTAGGAGATTCCCACTCCTAGACTGAATACACTTCACCTCAATTCACTTTAGTTCAGCTCAGCTGGCATTTATCAGCCATCATTTCATcttttctcataacaatcctgtgaggtatgtGGGTAGTATGACacaattatccccactttacagataaagaaaacgAAGTTCAGGGAAGTGGGTCTAGCCAACATGTATTGGGTCAAGGGACTTGAATGAGACTCATAAAAAGAATGTAGTATTTACTATATTGAATTTGTTGACAAGT
This region of Trichosurus vulpecula isolate mTriVul1 chromosome 3, mTriVul1.pri, whole genome shotgun sequence genomic DNA includes:
- the GOT1L1 gene encoding putative aspartate aminotransferase, cytoplasmic 2, translating into MPTLSVFLDVPLAPMIVGKLLDDFHQDKNPNKVYLAYEVCMTGNEIPWLSPVVPKTLMKLAHDPSFSYEYLPEHGLEAFIRVATELLVGRHSPAIVENRVGGVHTIGGSGAIRLGAKFLKDWHRGPRVVYLQPSQKEQYGLIFQEMGFSIREYTFWDPYRLVSDTGKLFDVLERAPERSILVLYNPGSFILPRKKWMKLAKIMKRKQIFLFFDVPEQGFISGDPDRDNKILRYFVAQGFEFFCSQCLCNCFGLYDARISNLVVVAMSNKALLCIRSQLDIYARYLWNSPPALGSRVITTILNNPALRVEWKKSLRGVVENIMLTREKVKEKLRLLGTPGSWEHITEQDGMHSFLGISVDQVDYLVTKKHVYIPKTGQINLTCINSQNIDYIVQSINEAILAIGQGPQPREPPPKDSVVPEDSELKFPRLKGEGTKLSGLAALFRSKK